The window GCGTCACGACATCGCGCACGGCTGAACCCCATCCGGCGCATCAGGCAACCACCGAAACGGAGATTCCCATGCAATCGCTGATCACCACACTGGCCGCCGCCGCAGCGCTCGCCTTCTCCGCAAGCGCCCTGGCCGAGGGCATGCAGGTCTCGAAGAACGGCAGCCGTGACGGCATGCTGGCGCCGGACGCGCACTTCACCGGCACGGCCTACGTCCAGATGCTCTTCGACGCCGAGGGCGCCGCGCGCTCGAACGGTGCCTCGGTGACCTTCCTGCCCGGCGCGCGCTCGAACTGGCACACCCATCCGGGCGGCCAGGTGCTGATCGTCACCGACGGCACCGGCTGGGTGCAGGAAGCGGGCGGCGAGCGCGTCGTGATGCAGCCGGGCGACGTCATCGTGACGCCGCCGGGCGTGAAGCACTGGCACGGCGCCACCGCGACCACCGCGGTCACCCACCACGCCATCCAGCAGTTCGCCGACGGCAGCAACGTCGTCTGGCAGGAGGCCGTGACCGACGCCCAGTACGCGGGCGACGCGGAATGACGCCGAGCGGCCACGACGCCGACGCTGCCACCGCGGCCGCGCGCGATCCGCGCATCCGCATCGTCGTCGCCGGCACGGTGCTGCCGGCGACGCTGGCGGACAGCGCTGCCGCGCGCGCCTTCGCGGCCATGCTGCCGCTGGATTGCAGCCTCGCCGACTTCCACGCCACCGAGAAGATCGCCGACCTGCCCGCCCGCCTGCCGACCGACGACGCGCCGCACGGCGTCGATGCGGCGAGCGGGGACATCGCCTACTACGCCCCGTGGGGGAACCTGGCGCTGTTCTACCGCGACTTCGGCCACGCCCGCGGGCTGGTCCGGCTCGGGCGGATCACGGGCGACGTCGCGGTGCTGGCTTCGCCGGGGCCGCTGCCGGCGCGCATCGAGCGGGTCACGCCCGCCGACTGAGTTCAACCGGCGCGGACGGCGTCAAGACGCCGCCCGCGTCCACCCACCCATGCACCCAAGCAAGGAGTCCACCCAATGACTGACAACATCCAGGGCAAGGTCGTCGTGATCACCGGCGCCAGCAGCGGCAACGGCGAAGCCACCGCGCGCCATCTCGCCGAGCGCGGCGCCATCGTCGTGCTCGGCGCGCGTCGCAAGGAGCGCATCGAGAAGCTGGCCGCCGACCTGACCGCGGCAGGCCACAAGGCCATGGCCATCGAGACCGATGTCACCGACCGCGAGCAGGTCAGCCGGCTGGTCGACACCGCGGTGGAAAGCTTCGGCAGGATCGATGTCCTGCTCAACAATGCCGGCCTGATGCCGCTCGCGCCGATGGAGCGCCGCAAGGTCGATGAGTGGGACACCATGATCGACGTCAATCTCAAGGGCACGCTCTACGGGATTGCCGCCGCGCTGCCGCACATGCAGGCAAAGAAGTCCGGGCACATCATCAACGTCTCCTCGGTGTACGGGCACAAGCTCGGGCCCGACGCCACGGTGTACTGCGCCACCAAGTTCGGCGTTCGCGCGCTGTCCGAGGGCCTGCGGCAGGAGATGACGCCGTACAACATCCGCACCACCGTGATCTCGCCCGGCGCGGTGGCCACGGAACTGCTCGACCGCATAGGCGAACAGGACATCCGCGAGCAGACCCAGGACTTCGTCAGCAAGATCGCCATCCCCGCCGAGAGCTTCGCGCGGATGGTGGCCTTCGCCGTCAACGAGCCCGAGGACGTCGACGTCAACGAGATCCTGTTCCGCCCCACCGCGCAGCCCATCTGAAGCCGGCGCCTCGCTGCGGGCGCGGGCCCGGTGCCCGCGCCCGCCACATCCCCTTTCAATCCAGGAGGTCCGCCATGCATGCCATCCACCGCAACGGCTCGCGACCGTCCAGCAAGGGCCCGGCCGAGTGTTTCAGCGGCGAGGTGCGCATCGACCCGCTGTTCCAGTCGGCGGAGCCGGCGCGCGCGTCCGGTGCCAGTGTCACCTTCGAGCCCGGTGCCCGTACCGCCTGGCACACCCACCCGCTCGGCCAGACCCTGATCGTCACCGCCGGCTGCGGGCTGGTGCAGTGCGAGGGTGAAGCCGCGCAGGTCGTCCGACCCGGCGACGTCGTGCAGTGCCCGCCCAACGAGAAGCACTGGCACGGCGCCATGCCGGAAACCGCGATGACCCATATCGCCGTGCAGGAAGCGCTCGATGGCAAGGTCGTCGAGTGGATGGAGAAGGTCACCGACGCCGACTACCGCGCTGCCACGGACACGCTGACGTGATCGTCGCTCGCCAGGGTCGCTGCACCCCGGCGGCAACCCGCAACGGGCATCGAACGGCGCACGAAACCGGCACCGACTGAAGGCCCGCCACCATGCCCCGCAGCGGCACGTCGCGGTGCCCCGTTGTCTATCATCGGCGCATGGGCCTATTGCGTTTCGCACCTCAGCCCGCGCAGGCATCGCA is drawn from Algiphilus sp. and contains these coding sequences:
- a CDS encoding cyclophilin-like fold protein, with translation MTPSGHDADAATAAARDPRIRIVVAGTVLPATLADSAAARAFAAMLPLDCSLADFHATEKIADLPARLPTDDAPHGVDAASGDIAYYAPWGNLALFYRDFGHARGLVRLGRITGDVAVLASPGPLPARIERVTPAD
- a CDS encoding cupin domain-containing protein — translated: MQSLITTLAAAAALAFSASALAEGMQVSKNGSRDGMLAPDAHFTGTAYVQMLFDAEGAARSNGASVTFLPGARSNWHTHPGGQVLIVTDGTGWVQEAGGERVVMQPGDVIVTPPGVKHWHGATATTAVTHHAIQQFADGSNVVWQEAVTDAQYAGDAE
- a CDS encoding SDR family oxidoreductase: MTDNIQGKVVVITGASSGNGEATARHLAERGAIVVLGARRKERIEKLAADLTAAGHKAMAIETDVTDREQVSRLVDTAVESFGRIDVLLNNAGLMPLAPMERRKVDEWDTMIDVNLKGTLYGIAAALPHMQAKKSGHIINVSSVYGHKLGPDATVYCATKFGVRALSEGLRQEMTPYNIRTTVISPGAVATELLDRIGEQDIREQTQDFVSKIAIPAESFARMVAFAVNEPEDVDVNEILFRPTAQPI
- a CDS encoding cupin domain-containing protein: MHAIHRNGSRPSSKGPAECFSGEVRIDPLFQSAEPARASGASVTFEPGARTAWHTHPLGQTLIVTAGCGLVQCEGEAAQVVRPGDVVQCPPNEKHWHGAMPETAMTHIAVQEALDGKVVEWMEKVTDADYRAATDTLT